One Punica granatum isolate Tunisia-2019 chromosome 3, ASM765513v2, whole genome shotgun sequence genomic window carries:
- the LOC116200504 gene encoding uncharacterized protein LOC116200504: MEAGSSGFSAMAPPVFDGENYQAWAVKITAFMEGCDLWEAVEEDYKVAPLPNNPTMAQIKLHKEKKTRKAKAKSCLYAAVSPTIFTRVMRLESAKAIWDYLKEEYEGDEKIRGMKVLNLLREFERLQMEERETVKEFADKLVEIANKIRVLETDLSDSRLVQKLLVSVPERYEATIASLENTKELSDLKFVEVLSALQALEQRRMMRREEPVEGALQAKVKQGNPANNQGSMSSDAGDGKVYTDPCKHCGKKSHPQFRCWRRPDVKCRKCHKMGHVERICREQHHHFGEAQTAAANEMKSKVDDNQSVKGITLLADKQQSCNIADAVAFLEVAGEEEGKADKRVMVAIKEELAILEPNTKFDLEGSPEVFQVPKQENKVYELKETPTA; encoded by the exons ATGGAGGCAGGTTCGAGTGGATTCTCTGCCATGGCACCACCTGTGTTTGATGGGGAGAATTATCAAGCATGGGCTGTGAAGATAACAGCTTTTATGGAAGGTTGTGATTTGTGGGAAGCAGTAGAAGAAGACTACAAGGTGGCTCCCCTTCCTAACAATCCAACCATGGCTCAGATCAAGCTGCACAAGGAGAAGAAGACCAGGAAGGCAAAGGCAAAATCGTGTCTTTATGCTGCTGTGTCACCCACCATCTTCACCAGAGTCATGAGGCTTGAGTCAGCAAAAGCTATATGGGATTACTTGAAGGAAGAATATGAAGGAGATGAGAAGATTAGAGGTATGAAAGTGTTAAAtttgttgagagaatttgaaaggCTTCAgatggaagagagagagactgtgAAAGAGTTTGCAGACAAGCTTGTGGAGATAGCAAACAAGATAAGGGTGTTAGAGACTGATTTAAGTGATAGCAGGTTGGTACAAAAACTACTTGTTTCAGTGCCAGAGAGATATGAGGCAACAATTGCCTCTCTTGAGAATACTAAGGAGTTGTCAGATCTGAAGTTTGTTGAAGTTCTAAGTGCTTTACAAGCACTAGAACAGAGGAGAATGATGAGGAGAGAAGAGCCAGTAGAGGGTGCATTGCAAGCCAAAGTGAAGCAAGGCAATCCTGCAAACAACCAAGGGAGCATGAGTTCAGATGCTGGAGATGGCAAGGTTTATACAGATCCTTGTAAGCACTGTGGGAAGAAGAGTCATCCTCAATTTAGATGCTGGAGGAGACCTGATGTAAAGTGCAGAAAATGCCACAAAATGGGGCATGTAGAGAGGATTTGCAGGGAGCAGCATCATCATTTTGGAGAAGCACAGACTGCAGCAGCAAATGAG ATGAAGTCTAAGGTGGATGACAATCAGTCTGTTAAAGGGATTACATTGCTTGCAGACAAGCAACAAAGCTGCAATATTGCAGATGCAGTTGCATTTTTAGAAGTTgcaggagaagaagaaggcaaAGCTGATAAAAGAGTGATGGTTGCAATCAAGGAGGAGTTGGCTATTTTAGAGCCCAATACAAAGTTTGATCTTGAGGGCTCACCAGAAGTCTTTCAAGTGCCAAAGCAGGAGAATAAAGTTTATGAATTAAAAGAGACTCCTACAGCTTAG
- the LOC116198736 gene encoding amino-acid permease BAT1-like isoform X1, giving the protein MARNRIDEHEARAGHYHLLPETEVVSLSDGDDSRLNQLGYKQELRRGLTAIANFSVSFSVVSVLTGLNTMYGDGLRYGGPLTMIYGFPIVGLLTLIVGLSMAEICSAYPTSGGLYFWSAKLCGKRWGPLASWLTGWFNIVGQWAVTTSVDFSLAQLISVIILLSTGGKNGGGYEASKYVIMCFHGGILLLHAIINSLPISVMSFFGQVAAAWNLLGVLLLMILIPSVAKHKASAEFVFTHFNTDTGEGIDNGVYIFVLGLLVSQYTLLGYDASAHMTEETKSADLNGPRGIISSIAISIIFGWGYLIGITFTVTNIPYLLSEDNDAGGYAIAEVFYLAFKDRYGSGVGGIICLGIVAVAIFFCGMSSITSNSRMAYAFSRDGAMPFSSVWHKVNEQEVPVNAVWLSAVIAFCMALTSLESYVAFEAMVSIATIGSYIAYALPTLFRVTLARKSFVPGPFNLGRFSILAGWVAVLWVITISVLFSLPVAYPITTETLNYAPVAVGGLLILTVSAWVLSARHWFTGPITNIDNS; this is encoded by the exons ATGGCAAGAAACCGCATTGACGAACATGAAGCTCGTGCTGGTCACTATCATCTTCTGCCAGAAACTGAAGTTGTTTCGCTCTCGGATGGTGACGATTCACGGCTTAACCAGCTTGGCTACAAGCAGGAACTCCGCCGTGGACTCAC GGCAATAGCAAATTTCTCAGTGTCATTCTCCGTCGTATCAGTACTCACGGGTCTCAACACGATGTATGGGGATGGACTAAGGTACGGTGGCCCTCTGACTATGATATACGGGTTTCCCATCGTGGGGCTGCTGACCCTCATCGTTGGCCTCTCTATGGCTGAGATTTGCTCGGCGTATCCAACGTCTGGGGGCCTTTACTTTTGGAGCGCTAAGCTTTGCGGAAAGCGATGGGGTCCACTCGCTTCTTGGCTCACGGGCTG GTTCAACATTGTTGGTCAG TGGGCAGTCACCACGAGCGTAGATTTCTCCCTCGCACAGCTGATTTCGGTAATCATCCTCCTCAGCACGGGAGGAAAAAACGGCGGAGGATATGAAGCATCAAAATATGTGATCATGTGCTTCCACGGAGGAATCTTGCTCCTTCACGCAATCATAAACAGCCTACCTATATCAGTCATGTCTTTCTTCGGGCAGGTAGCTGCTGCATGGAATCTCCTAg GGGTCCTACTTCTCATGATCCTGATTCCCTCTGTTGCGAAGCATAAGGCTAGTGCAGAGTTTGTATTCACTCACTTCAATACTGATACTGGGGAAGGCATAGACAACGGAGTGTACATATTCGTTCTCGGACTTCTTGTTAGTCAGTATACCCTGCTCGGGTACGACGCATCTGCCCACATG ACGGAGGAAACCAAGAGTGCTGACCTTAACGGGCCACGAGGAATCATAAGTTCGATCGCGATTTCGATCATCTTCGGTTGGGGCTACCTTATTGGAATCACCTTTACAGTGACCAACATCCCTTATTTGTTGAGCGAAGACAATGATGCTGGTGGATATGCTATTGCTGAGGTATTCTACTTGGCATTCAAAGATCGGTATGGGAGTGGAGTCGGAGGAATTATCTGTTTGGGAATAGTTGCTGTCGCGATATTTTTCTGTGGCATGAGTTCGATTACTAGCAATTCTCG GATGGCATATGCATTTTCTAGAGATGGGGCTATGCCATTTTCGTCGGTATGGCATAAGGTGAACGAGCAGGAGGTCCCGGTAAATGCTGTTTGGCTGTCCGCTGTTATTGCCTTCTGCATGGCGCTAACG TCTCTGGAGAGCTATGTAGCATTCGAAGCCATGGTCTCCATAGCAACCATTGGGTCATACATCGCATacgccctgcccaccctcttCAGGGTAACCCTGGCTCGGAAATCCTTTGTCCCTGGTCCGTTCAACTTGGGTAGGTTTAGCATCCTCGCGGGTTGGGTTGCAGTTCTCTGGGTCATTACAATCTCAGTCCTCTTCTCGCTGCCTGTGGCCTATCCCATCACCACGGAGACGCTCAACTATGCGCCAGTTGCAGTCGGGGGACTGCTCATCCTCACCGTTTCGGCTTGGGTGCTTAGTGCTAGACATTGGTTCACTGGCCCCATTACCAACATCGACAACTCTTAA
- the LOC116198736 gene encoding amino-acid permease BAT1 homolog isoform X2, whose protein sequence is MGSTRFLAHGLRRESGSVTSSSSWVQRSLTFDLHRFNIVGQWAVTTSVDFSLAQLISVIILLSTGGKNGGGYEASKYVIMCFHGGILLLHAIINSLPISVMSFFGQVAAAWNLLGVLLLMILIPSVAKHKASAEFVFTHFNTDTGEGIDNGVYIFVLGLLVSQYTLLGYDASAHMTEETKSADLNGPRGIISSIAISIIFGWGYLIGITFTVTNIPYLLSEDNDAGGYAIAEVFYLAFKDRYGSGVGGIICLGIVAVAIFFCGMSSITSNSRMAYAFSRDGAMPFSSVWHKVNEQEVPVNAVWLSAVIAFCMALTSLESYVAFEAMVSIATIGSYIAYALPTLFRVTLARKSFVPGPFNLGRFSILAGWVAVLWVITISVLFSLPVAYPITTETLNYAPVAVGGLLILTVSAWVLSARHWFTGPITNIDNS, encoded by the exons ATGGGGTCCACTCGCTTCTTGGCTCACGGGCTG AGAAGAGAGTCTGGATCAGTAACATCTTCCTCATCCTGGGTCCAAAGAAGTCTGACCTTTGATCTTCATCG GTTCAACATTGTTGGTCAG TGGGCAGTCACCACGAGCGTAGATTTCTCCCTCGCACAGCTGATTTCGGTAATCATCCTCCTCAGCACGGGAGGAAAAAACGGCGGAGGATATGAAGCATCAAAATATGTGATCATGTGCTTCCACGGAGGAATCTTGCTCCTTCACGCAATCATAAACAGCCTACCTATATCAGTCATGTCTTTCTTCGGGCAGGTAGCTGCTGCATGGAATCTCCTAg GGGTCCTACTTCTCATGATCCTGATTCCCTCTGTTGCGAAGCATAAGGCTAGTGCAGAGTTTGTATTCACTCACTTCAATACTGATACTGGGGAAGGCATAGACAACGGAGTGTACATATTCGTTCTCGGACTTCTTGTTAGTCAGTATACCCTGCTCGGGTACGACGCATCTGCCCACATG ACGGAGGAAACCAAGAGTGCTGACCTTAACGGGCCACGAGGAATCATAAGTTCGATCGCGATTTCGATCATCTTCGGTTGGGGCTACCTTATTGGAATCACCTTTACAGTGACCAACATCCCTTATTTGTTGAGCGAAGACAATGATGCTGGTGGATATGCTATTGCTGAGGTATTCTACTTGGCATTCAAAGATCGGTATGGGAGTGGAGTCGGAGGAATTATCTGTTTGGGAATAGTTGCTGTCGCGATATTTTTCTGTGGCATGAGTTCGATTACTAGCAATTCTCG GATGGCATATGCATTTTCTAGAGATGGGGCTATGCCATTTTCGTCGGTATGGCATAAGGTGAACGAGCAGGAGGTCCCGGTAAATGCTGTTTGGCTGTCCGCTGTTATTGCCTTCTGCATGGCGCTAACG TCTCTGGAGAGCTATGTAGCATTCGAAGCCATGGTCTCCATAGCAACCATTGGGTCATACATCGCATacgccctgcccaccctcttCAGGGTAACCCTGGCTCGGAAATCCTTTGTCCCTGGTCCGTTCAACTTGGGTAGGTTTAGCATCCTCGCGGGTTGGGTTGCAGTTCTCTGGGTCATTACAATCTCAGTCCTCTTCTCGCTGCCTGTGGCCTATCCCATCACCACGGAGACGCTCAACTATGCGCCAGTTGCAGTCGGGGGACTGCTCATCCTCACCGTTTCGGCTTGGGTGCTTAGTGCTAGACATTGGTTCACTGGCCCCATTACCAACATCGACAACTCTTAA
- the LOC116199288 gene encoding uncharacterized protein LOC116199288 has protein sequence MYYMYQVELHVPVKHLAEEQPRKGRGSCCEAKAFSLTLMIRFGVGRLFVTGSCGTNEWGKPPVEKNKNKNKNKKNYYCSGRCVMWAWVAFWLKFHDDFQILYQRRGRDLICRVEMRMRSQFSKALPVSHDDLRLLHRDDVMVGVLLPQIYA, from the exons ATGTACTACATGTACCAGGTTGAACTACATGTACCAG TTAAGCATCTTGCAGAAGAGCAGCCGAGAAAAGGGAGAGGCTCATGTTGTGAAGCGAAAGCATTCTCGTTGACACTGATGA TTCGTTTTGGTGTGGGAAGATTGTTTGTGACTGGGAGTTGTGGTACTAATGAATGGGGAAAGCCGCCTGTGgaaaagaacaagaacaagaacaagaacaagaaaaattattactGCAGTGGCCGATGTGTGATGTGGGCCTGGGTGGCTTTTTGGCTGAAATTCCACGATGATTTTCAGATTTTGTACCAAAGGAGAGGACGTGATTTGATTTGCAGAGTTGAAATGAGAATGAGAAGCCAGTTTTCTAAAGCATTGCCAGTTTCACATGATGACTTGCGGTTACTGCATAGAGACGATGTCATGGTTGGTGTTTTGTTACCTCAAATATATGCCTGA